The stretch of DNA CGCGGTCGAAGGGTGTCAGATTGCGCTGCTCGCACGGTCGGGTGACTACCTCGACGCACTTGTCGACGAACTCGACGCCGCGCCCGGAACCGTCCTCGCCGTCCCTGTGGACGTAACCGACCCTGCGGCCGTGGCCGCCGCCTTCGCCACCGTCCGCGAGGCGTTTGGCCCGGTCTCCGTGCTCGTCAACAACGCGAGCGACTCGGCGCGGAAGGGCGTGCGAGACATCTCGCTCGCTGAGTTCGAACACGCCTGGCGCGTCGCCGCCGTCGGTAGTCTGCTCTGTACGAAAGCCGTCCTCCCCGACATGCTCGACGCCGAACGCGGGACCATCATCTTCACCGGCGCGACCTCCTCGGTTCGCGGTAGAGAGGGCGCGGTCGGCTTTTCGGCCGCCAAGTTCGCGGTTCGCGGGATGGCCGAATCCATGGCGCGCGAACTCGGCCCCGAGGGGATTCACGTCGCCCACGTCGTCATCGACGGCCCGATTCGAGACCCGACGGTCACGGATGCAGCCGTTGAGGGCGACCCGTACCAGTACCTCGACCCAGAATCGATTGCGAATTCGTACTGGCATCTCGTAGAACAAGAACCGGACTCATGGACGCTCGAACTGGACGTGCAAGCGCACGTCGAGACGTTTTAAAGCCGGTCTAAGACGGCTTGGGCGTCGTATTTCAGCGTCAACTCGCGCGACCGGCCGCGGCCTTCGACGTTCGTGTAGCGCGCTTCGATGAGGCCGAGTTGGTCGAGTTTGTTGATGAGTTCAGAGTAGCGCGTGTAACCGAGGTCGGTCTCCTCGTGGAACGACTCGTAGACGGCTCCCGCCTGCTCGCCTTCGTGTTCTGCAATTACCTTGATGAGCGCACGCTCTGGCTCTGACAAGCCTCTGAGGCTCCGCGAGAGGTGGATGTACTTCGATTTGTCGAAGGCGGCTTCCACGTCGTCGCCCGTGACGACGCGACTCGCGCGCATCTCGGCGTTCAGCCCCGCCCGGCGCAGGAGGTCAATCCCGACGCGCAGGTCGCCTGCGTCCGCGGTGAGCGCGGCCACGCGGTCTAACACGTCGCCTTTGATGACGCCCTCGTGGAAGCCGGGTTTCGCGCGGTCTGCGAGGATGTCGCGAATCGCGGCTTCGTCGTAGGCCGGGAAGAACACCTCTTCGGGGCGGAACACGCTCTGGACGCGGCTGTCGAGTTCCTCGATAACGTCCAAACTGAGGTCTGAAGAAATCACCACGACGCCGATTTTCGCCCCGGCGTGGGCCTCGTGAGCGCGCAAAAGCGAGTAGAGCGTGTCTGAAGCCTCCGATTCGTAGAACAGGTAGTTCACGTCGTCGAGGGCGACCACCAGCACTTCGTCTTCGTCCACGAGGTGGTCGGTGACTTGGCCGAACAGCTTTTTAAAGGAGATGCCGCTTGAGGGCGGCTCGTAGTCGAAGATTCCCTGGAAGATGCGCGAGAAGACGGAGTAGCGCGTCGAATCCACCTGACAGTTGACGCGCACCGTGCGCACATCGGTTTCTGCGTTGAGTTCCCCGAACAGGCTCTGGACGGCGGTCGTCTTGCCAGTTCCGGGCGGCCCGCGAATCAGGACGTTCAGCGGGCGCGACCCCCGCACCGCTGGCCGGAGTGCGTATTTCAGACTCCGCATCTGCGTCTCGCGGTGGCGGAATACTTCGGGGACGTAGTCGATTTCGAACACATGCTCGTCTCGGAACACCGACTCATCCCACGAAAGCATCCCCCCGTCGGGGTCATCAGCCATCACTTTCACCGTGCCTGTGACGCTACTTAACTGTTCGCCAAATTGGGGTTTATCGGTGTCAGACGAGCGTCATCGTGCGTCTGACTTCTGCCCCGGAGACGGGTGTGTCGTGTTTGAGTTCGTGGTGTTTGACGGCCATCGTGAGGACGTGATTCTCGTCGTCGGCGCGCACCAGAAACGCACAGCCCTTCACTGGACACCGGTACTGGGAAGACATCACCGAAGATAGGCGCGCTGAAAGCTTAGAAGCCGCGGGCTTCAGGCTTCGAACTTTTCGAGCAACCGGCCGTAGAAGGTGGCGTCGCCCTCCGCCGCGAGCTTTTCGACGATCAACTCCGGCGTCGAGCGCGCGAGATGATTTTTCTGCGGCGAGCGGTTCACGACCAGCTCCCCATCCACGAGTCCCACGGCTTCGATGCCGTCCACCGCGACGGTGTAGTCGGCCGCATCGCGTATCTCGCCTGCGAGGTGGGAGACGAACACGCCAGAGGCGTCGCGCTCGTCCAAGGCTTCGAGGATGCCCGCGATGATTTTCGCACTCGCGCCGGGTTCGGTAATCGACTCCAACTCGTCTACGAGCACGAGCTTTTTCGCCTCGCCCGTGACGAGCCCCGCGAAGTCGCGGAGCGTGCTCTCGAACGCACCGGCGTCAAGCGTCCCCTGCGTTTTCGCGTGGTAATGCAGTTCTTCGACCAGCCCGACGCGCGCATGTTCAGCGGGCACGGGCAGGCCCATGTGCGCGAGGATGACGATGACCGCACAAAGGTCGAGCGTCGAGGTTTTCCCCCCGCTGTTGACCCCCGAGAGCAACGTAACGCCGGAGACGGCGTAATCAACCGGCTCAACGTCCTCGAAGGACACGTCGAGCAACGGCGAACGCCCACCTTCGATGGCGAACCCCTCGCCCGACAACTCGGGCATCACGCAGTCGAAATCCGCGACGAAGCGCGCGATGGCGAGTTCCACGTCGAGTTCGAGCGAGGCGAACACGAGTTCGTCTACCGCCTCCGTCAGCCCAGCCAACTCGCGGGCGACTTCGCGCTTTCGGCGCGCGGCCCGGCGGTCACGCGCCACTGTCAAGTCCTCACGAAGTCGGGTCACAACCTGCTCTTGATGCCCCACGGGAAACGTCGGCTCCTCGCCGAAAATCATGCGCCCGACTTCTTCCTCGCCTGCGTCGAGCGAGAGCGAATCCACGAGATGGTCGCGTGCCGCCTCGATGGCCGCGTCGTACTCGTCTGCGAGTTCGCGCGAGAGCAGGGAATCGACGCCTGCGCCCTGCTCCACGAGTGAAAGCAGGTCTGAGCCTTCGATGGTCACGTCGCGGGCCTGAATCGCCTCGCGCAGGCGGTCGTTCGCCACGTTTTCGGCCATCGACACCGCCGCGTCGAGGTCGTTTGCGGCCGCAGTGAGCCGTTCGAGTTCGTCGTCACCCTTGACCGTGCCGTCGTCGTTCAGTCGGGCGAGTCCGGCTTCGAGCGCGTCCAAATCGAGGCCCGCAGGCGGCTTCATCTCCGCCGCGCGGTGGACGCGAATCGCCGCCTGTAGGCGCTCGCGGTTGGTCGCAAAAAAGGAGAGCGTCCGTTCGGGGACGATTTCGACGACGTTGTCGAGCGCGTCGGGCTTCACCTGCACGTCGCCGTCTATGTCCACGCCCGCGAACTCCTCGTCTAAGGCGATGACGGTGGCGTAGCCCCGCGCCAAATCTCCGAGACGGCGAGCGTCGTCGACGATTTCGACGCTCAACTCGGGGATGGCTTCCTTCGCGCTCGCGTAGGTCTCTGCGTCCATCGTCGCCAGACAGCGGTCGCGCACCCGGACGCCGCGCGGGTTGACGAGCGGTTCGACCGCAGAAAGCGCGTCTAATACCTCCGGTGTCGGTTCGCGCTCCGTCGCCACCTCCACGAACGCACGCACCTCGTCGATGCGCGAGCGTTTCGAACTCGGAAACAGCGTCTCTAAGCGCTTTTTCGCGTACGTCGTGACGGTGCGCTGTTGGAGCAACGACAGGGTGTCAGCGTACAGTTCGCGGGCGCGGCTGGTGGCGAGAAATCGGCCGGGGTCACCGTGTTGCTCGCGGATGGCCGCCCGCGCGATGCTCGCCGCGCGCCCTTCGGTGATGCCGGGCGCGCTCGATAACCGCAGGACGTCGCCGCGTTTGAGCGCCGTCTCGGGGTCGTCGAGTTGCGCAAGCGCCGCCGCTGTTTTCTCTCCAACGCCCGGGATGCCCTCGAAATCCATTCAGCGCAGTGATACCCACCCCGAGACAAAAAGCGTTCGCGGTAGCACACCGCCGCGCCACGGCCCGAAAAATTCCCGCGAGAGTCCGGTTTTCGGGAGTTACAGGCCCTCCTGAATCAGGATTATCCATGCTGCAAGCGACGTAGCTAGTATGGTGTGGTTAGTGCGTGGGAACAGACCGGTCGCCGCGCGGGGAATGGACTGATGGCTGGACGTTTCTCGTCGGGACAGGTTCCGTGGCGCTCACGGACAGTACAAGTCGTGCTCTTGAGCACGCTGCTCGCGCCAATCGGCGTCCCGCTCATCGCCCCGGCGCTCCCGGTGATTCGTGACGCCTTCGTCGTCACCGACGCCCAAGCAAGCCTCGTGGTGAGCGCCTACTTCGTCGTCGGCATCGTGCTCTCGCCGTTTATTGGCCTGCTTGCAGACCGCGTCGGGAGAAAGCGCGTGCTCGTGACGAGCCTGTTCGCCTTCGGCCTCACCGGCGGGGCCATCTTCTTCGCGCCGAATTTCACCACGCTGCTCGTCCTCCGGGCGATTCAGGGCACGGCCGCCGCCGGGTTGTTCGTGGCGACCGTGACCATCATCGGTGACACCTACGAGGGCACGCAACGAAACGCCGTCCTCGGGATGAACATCGCCGTGCTGTCTGCGGGTGCGGCGCTGTTCCCGCTCGTTGGCGGCATCCTCGTCACCTTCGGGTGGAACGTCCCCTTCGTCGCCTGCCTCCTCGCACTTCCGGTGGGACTGTTCGCCCTCCTCGCACTCGAGGAACCGGCCATTGAGCGTGAGATGCGCAGCCTCACCTACCTCCGCAATGCGGTTTCGGTGGTCACGGGGCCGAACACGCTGTTTCTCTACGCGGCGGCCTTCGCGACTGAACTGCTGTTGTTCGGGGCCATCATCACGGTTCTGCCGTTCTTACTCTCAGAACAGTACGCCCTCGCGCCGGTGTTCATCGGCGGCACCATCGTTGCGGCGGAAGCTGGTTCCATCGTCGTCTCGACCCAGAATGGCCGCCTCGCGCGCTACATCTCGAACGGCCTGCTCGTCGCGGGCGGGTTCGTCTGCTTCGGCCTCGGCCTGCTCGTCATCTGGCTCGCGCCGAGCGTCCTTGTCGTGGCCGTCGGTGCGGTCATCGTCGGGGCGGGCCTCGGCCTCTCGATGCCCGCGGTTGACGCCGCCATCAGCGACGCGGTGAGCGGCGAGTACCGCGCCGGGGCGCTCAGCCTGCGCAACAGCACCACTTTCCTCGGCCGGGCGACCGGGCCGGCGCTGTTCGCGGGACTTGCGACCGCCACGGGCTATCCGCTGCTCTTGCTCGGCGCGGGACTCGTCTCGATTCTCTTCGCGCTCGTCATCGTCGCTGTCGCAAGCCGACTGCTCGCAGAAACGCCACTGCCGCCCGAAGAACCGGAGGAAATCGTATGACTGCCATACAGCTTGCCGTCCAAGATTCGTGGCCGGAGTTGACCTGCTACGGCTGTGGTCCCGCAAATCATCACGGGTTTCAGCTGAAGAGCTACGAAGACGGCGAGGCGCTTGTGGCGACGGTGCACCCCGACACGCAGTACAACGCTGGGTTTGCACAGGTGCTCTACGGCGGCTACATCGCCTCCGTCATCGACTGCCACGCCATGTGGACGGCGATGACGGCGGCCTATCGCGCCGAAGGTCGGCCACTCGGAAGTCAGCCGCGTATCGTCTGCGTCACCGGTCGTCTCGACGTCTCCTACCTGCGGCCAACGCCAATCGGCCCAATCCACCTGCGTGGGTGGGTGGAGGGAGATGTTGGCCCGAAGATGCGGGTTCGAGTCGAACTCGGCCCCGAAGGCGAGGTGACCGCCACCGGGTCGGTTCTCGCGGTGCAGTACGACCTGTCGCGCGACCCGCTCGCCCGGCCCGCACACCCCTGACGCGGGACAACGTGCTTTTCTGCGCGCGGGAAGTAGCGACGCGCATGCCTACGGTCGAGGAGAAAGCACAAGCCGTCCGCGACGACCTCGCGGAAAGAGAGAGCGTTCTCGTCGCCTTCAGTGGCGGCGTTGATTCGAGCGTGGTCGCGGCACTCGCCGCAGACGCCCTCGGTGAGAACGCCGTCGCGTGCACCGCAAAGAGCGAGACGCTGCCCGACGCCGAACTCAGCGACGCCGTCTCGGTCGCAGAAGAAATCGGGATTTGCCACGAAATCGTGGAATTCAGCGAACTCGACAGCCCCGACTTCGTCAAAAACGACGAAGACCGCTGCTATCACTGCCGGACGATGCGCCTCGGCAAGATGTTCGACAAAGCCCGCGAACTCGACATCGAACTCGTCTGCGACGGCACGAACGCTTCCGACCTCGGCGAGGGCCACCGCCCCGGCCTGCGCGCCGTCGAGGAACTGAACGCCTACTCGCCGCTCGTCGCCCAAGGTATCACCAAAGCCGAAGTCCGCGAGATTGCGGAGTTGTACAACCTCTCGGTGGCCGACAAACCCGCGATGGCATGTCTCTCCTCGCGCATCCCGACCGGCCTCGAAGTCACCGAAGAACGCCTCACGCGGGTTGACAAAGCAGAACAGTTGCTCCGGACGTGGGGGTTCTCGCAGTTCCGGGTGCGCGACCACGACGGCCTCGCGCGCATCGAAATCGACGAGCAGGAACTGGAGCGCGCCCTCGACGTAGACTTCATCCGCGCCGCCCGCGACCACCTCAAAAACGTGGGCTTCGACCACGTCACGCTCGATTTATTCGGGTATCGAACGGGGAGCGTGAGTCCGGCCGGGCAGCAAGAAGATGAACCTCTCGTTGAGAACGTGTTCGACACCGAATATCCGACCGGTCAATAGGGCGTCTCGTTTTCGCGCACGACCCGCGCGTCGCCGTCCTCGACTGCGATTTCTGAGACGGCGCAGTTTTGCAGATTCATACGCATGTAGCTCTCGACGATGTCGTGACCTTGGAGGTGGCCAAGCAGCAAGTAGAGCGGGCCGCCGTGGCTCACGACGAGCACGGTGTCGTCGTCGTGGCCGTTTGCTGTGAGTTCCTGCCAGCCGCCGAGCACGCGCTCTCTGACCTGCACGATGCTCTCGCCGCCGTCTGGCACCTTCGCGGCGGCTTCCAGTCCGGCTCTCTGGAGCGAAAACTCGGGGAATCGCTCGGTGATGTCGTCGTAGGTGAGTCCCTGATACACGCCGAGGTCGCGCTCGCGCCACGCGGCGTCGAAGGTGACGGCTGCCGCGACGGATTCGCGGATGAGCGCCGTCGTCTCGCGGGTGCGCGTCAGGTCGGAGGCGTAGATGTGGGAGATGTCGTATTCGGCGGCAAGCCGTTCGCCCGTCACTCGCGCTTGTTCTTGCCCGGCTTCGGTGAGCTGTGAGGGGGCCCACCCTTGCATGCGTCGCTCGCGATTCCAGTGCGTCTCGCCGTGGCGGACCACCAACACTCTCATTCGAGTGGGCAGAGGGTGGGC from Haladaptatus sp. ZSTT2 encodes:
- a CDS encoding SDR family NAD(P)-dependent oxidoreductase; this encodes MGETVVISGVGPGLGAALARRFAVEGCQIALLARSGDYLDALVDELDAAPGTVLAVPVDVTDPAAVAAAFATVREAFGPVSVLVNNASDSARKGVRDISLAEFEHAWRVAAVGSLLCTKAVLPDMLDAERGTIIFTGATSSVRGREGAVGFSAAKFAVRGMAESMARELGPEGIHVAHVVIDGPIRDPTVTDAAVEGDPYQYLDPESIANSYWHLVEQEPDSWTLELDVQAHVETF
- a CDS encoding ORC1-type DNA replication protein, with product MADDPDGGMLSWDESVFRDEHVFEIDYVPEVFRHRETQMRSLKYALRPAVRGSRPLNVLIRGPPGTGKTTAVQSLFGELNAETDVRTVRVNCQVDSTRYSVFSRIFQGIFDYEPPSSGISFKKLFGQVTDHLVDEDEVLVVALDDVNYLFYESEASDTLYSLLRAHEAHAGAKIGVVVISSDLSLDVIEELDSRVQSVFRPEEVFFPAYDEAAIRDILADRAKPGFHEGVIKGDVLDRVAALTADAGDLRVGIDLLRRAGLNAEMRASRVVTGDDVEAAFDKSKYIHLSRSLRGLSEPERALIKVIAEHEGEQAGAVYESFHEETDLGYTRYSELINKLDQLGLIEARYTNVEGRGRSRELTLKYDAQAVLDRL
- a CDS encoding MutS-related protein — its product is MDFEGIPGVGEKTAAALAQLDDPETALKRGDVLRLSSAPGITEGRAASIARAAIREQHGDPGRFLATSRARELYADTLSLLQQRTVTTYAKKRLETLFPSSKRSRIDEVRAFVEVATEREPTPEVLDALSAVEPLVNPRGVRVRDRCLATMDAETYASAKEAIPELSVEIVDDARRLGDLARGYATVIALDEEFAGVDIDGDVQVKPDALDNVVEIVPERTLSFFATNRERLQAAIRVHRAAEMKPPAGLDLDALEAGLARLNDDGTVKGDDELERLTAAANDLDAAVSMAENVANDRLREAIQARDVTIEGSDLLSLVEQGAGVDSLLSRELADEYDAAIEAARDHLVDSLSLDAGEEEVGRMIFGEEPTFPVGHQEQVVTRLREDLTVARDRRAARRKREVARELAGLTEAVDELVFASLELDVELAIARFVADFDCVMPELSGEGFAIEGGRSPLLDVSFEDVEPVDYAVSGVTLLSGVNSGGKTSTLDLCAVIVILAHMGLPVPAEHARVGLVEELHYHAKTQGTLDAGAFESTLRDFAGLVTGEAKKLVLVDELESITEPGASAKIIAGILEALDERDASGVFVSHLAGEIRDAADYTVAVDGIEAVGLVDGELVVNRSPQKNHLARSTPELIVEKLAAEGDATFYGRLLEKFEA
- a CDS encoding MFS transporter encodes the protein MAGRFSSGQVPWRSRTVQVVLLSTLLAPIGVPLIAPALPVIRDAFVVTDAQASLVVSAYFVVGIVLSPFIGLLADRVGRKRVLVTSLFAFGLTGGAIFFAPNFTTLLVLRAIQGTAAAGLFVATVTIIGDTYEGTQRNAVLGMNIAVLSAGAALFPLVGGILVTFGWNVPFVACLLALPVGLFALLALEEPAIEREMRSLTYLRNAVSVVTGPNTLFLYAAAFATELLLFGAIITVLPFLLSEQYALAPVFIGGTIVAAEAGSIVVSTQNGRLARYISNGLLVAGGFVCFGLGLLVIWLAPSVLVVAVGAVIVGAGLGLSMPAVDAAISDAVSGEYRAGALSLRNSTTFLGRATGPALFAGLATATGYPLLLLGAGLVSILFALVIVAVASRLLAETPLPPEEPEEIV
- a CDS encoding PaaI family thioesterase; the protein is MTAIQLAVQDSWPELTCYGCGPANHHGFQLKSYEDGEALVATVHPDTQYNAGFAQVLYGGYIASVIDCHAMWTAMTAAYRAEGRPLGSQPRIVCVTGRLDVSYLRPTPIGPIHLRGWVEGDVGPKMRVRVELGPEGEVTATGSVLAVQYDLSRDPLARPAHP
- the larE gene encoding ATP-dependent sacrificial sulfur transferase LarE → MPTVEEKAQAVRDDLAERESVLVAFSGGVDSSVVAALAADALGENAVACTAKSETLPDAELSDAVSVAEEIGICHEIVEFSELDSPDFVKNDEDRCYHCRTMRLGKMFDKARELDIELVCDGTNASDLGEGHRPGLRAVEELNAYSPLVAQGITKAEVREIAELYNLSVADKPAMACLSSRIPTGLEVTEERLTRVDKAEQLLRTWGFSQFRVRDHDGLARIEIDEQELERALDVDFIRAARDHLKNVGFDHVTLDLFGYRTGSVSPAGQQEDEPLVENVFDTEYPTGQ
- a CDS encoding histidine phosphatase family protein; translated protein: MRVLVVRHGETHWNRERRMQGWAPSQLTEAGQEQARVTGERLAAEYDISHIYASDLTRTRETTALIRESVAAAVTFDAAWRERDLGVYQGLTYDDITERFPEFSLQRAGLEAAAKVPDGGESIVQVRERVLGGWQELTANGHDDDTVLVVSHGGPLYLLLGHLQGHDIVESYMRMNLQNCAVSEIAVEDGDARVVRENETPY